The following is a genomic window from Clostridia bacterium.
TGCCGCACGACCGACGCGTAACCCACGCGGAAATCGAGACGCGCGAAGCCGAGAAAAAAGGCGAATTTCCCGTGCAATATCGCACTTTTTGACGCTTAGATGAGCATATAGTCGTTGAGGACGTTCTCCAATCGCTCGATGTGCTCGTGGCACTTTTTGGTGGCACCGAAGGCGTATTGAATGCCGAGCCACGAGGGAATGACCAACTTGGGCAGGTCGGACTCCAGCACTTCGCATAGCCCATCCACCAGGGAAATGAGCTTCTTGCGCTGGTCGACCGAAATGCGGTTGTCGCCCAACAATTCGGACCGAATGTCGCCGGCGACGGCGGCTACCTCGGCGATGACGGCGGGGTTGATGACGGCCACGGACGTGTCCTCGAATGGCTCTTCTTCCTCGGCGTTGGGCTTGGTGAGATAGACCTCTTTGAACGCCTCTTTGAAGGGAAGCAGCACGTCCTCGCAAAAGAGCGTGAACGCGTCGCGAATGTCGCAATCGTAGTAGACGGAGGAAAGCAGATTCTCCAAGCTTTGCTCGCCGATCATCACCTCGTAGAGCAATTTGGACACCACGGCGATGAGCGCGCGACGGGAATGCGGCAAGTTGAATTTGAAATGACCGTCCGCATCCTTGACAAGCACCTCGCGCAAGGTTTCCTCGTAGTTGATGCTGCGATAGCACTCGGAAATGCAACCGCGAATGGAATCGTTGAGCGCGATGAGCTTCATCAAATTGATGAGGGGCTTTTGGAGCATGATGAGATTGCTCTCGGCGATGCGATTGCAAGCGTGATCGAATAACGCGTAAGATTCCTCTTTGGACTTGTTCATACGACTCTCCTCTTCGCAACGCGCAAAGAAACATTGCGCTTTCGTCTCTATTATACCAAATAAGAATATATTTTGCAAGTAGGCGAACGACCTTTGTGCAGACAATCAAAGGCGAGAGCAGACAACACAATGCGATGGCTATGGAAAAAGATTGGCAGGTAATGCACGTTGGTCGAGATAGACAAGGGTAAGCGCAAAGAGAACGCGCCGCATGGGCGGAAACGCGGTCAAAGGATAGTGGCACGAAGCGGCGAAAAGCACAATATATAGTATTTTTATTAATTCCTATAAAATAGTATTCCCATATCTTGTCCAACGTGGTATAATAGTCGTATATCACGAAATGCAAAGGATAGAAGAGAATGGACGAACAATATCGGGAAGTACAGGATAAGTTGATCGTGCTATACGTCTTGGACAAGATGGAAATGCCCTTGGCGGAAGAGAGCGTGCTGTCGATTTGCGCCGATGCGAACGACTGGATGCCCTATATCAACTGTCAACACGCCTTGAACAGACTGACCGAGGCGAGCCTGGTGCATCGCAACGTCATGCAAAAGACCATCTACACCATCACGCCGTCGGGGCGGGATTGTTTGGCCAACTTCTATACGCGCATCCCTTTGTCTTTGCGCGAAGAAATCAACGACTTTATCTCCAAAGAGCGGTTGGCGTACAAGCGCAACCAAGAATTGTTCCGTGATTATTACAAAAACAAGGACGGCACGTACACCGTGCACCTTTGCATCTGCGAAATGGAGTCGGATACGCCTATGCTCGATATAAAAATGAGCGTTGATACGCGGAAATCGGCTAAATTCATCTACAACCATTGGGACGAGAAGGCGGCGAAGATATACGAATTGCTGTACGACAATCTTTTCGATTGACGCATCTTGTCGACGATTGGCACTATTAAGAAAATTTAAGCCATTTGCACATCGACAAACGTAAATATTCTTGCATTTTTATTCAAAATATTGTACTCTATAGATGGCTTAATCAAATATAATATTTGATTGCACTAACGTATGGAGTAGCTTATGGAAAACCAATTTGCCGAAAACTTGAAAGAATTACGCATGGAAAAAGGCTTGGGTCAAGCCCAATTAGCGCGCGCCATCGGCGTGAGCAACGGTATCGTGAGTTTGTGGGAAAACAAGAAACGCGAACCGACGATGGGTAGCTTGATCGCATTGGCGAAGTATTTCAACGTTTCGCTGGACTATATCACAGGATTGGAGCAACAAGAAAAGCGCAACTAAACGGGTGTATCGTACAATTAACACCGAAAAAAGACTTAACTGCAGCATAAACTGTGAGCGCGACTATCAGCCGCGCTTTTTTATGGGCAAACACGGCGCAACGCGACGAATCGACGGGCGAAAAGCGCGTTTTCGGTTGCATTCGGCGGGGAAACATAGTACAATGAAGGTATGAATACGGATATTGACGAAAAAACTTTACGAGAAAACAAGTTGTATGAAGGGCGAATCATCTCGCTATACGTGGACGACGTGCTGTTGCCCAACGGAGAGAAGGGCACGCGCGAATACGTGTCGCACCGTGGCGGCGCGGCCATTCTGCCCGTGGACGAAGACGGGAACGTGTACCTCGTGCGGCAATTCCGCTACCCCTATCGGGAGGAAATACTGGAAATACCGGCGGGGAAACTGGAAAAAGGGGAAGAATTTTACAGCACGGCAGTACGTGAATTGGAAGAAGAAACGGGCATGAAGGCGAGCAAAATGACCTTCCTCGGCGTGCTCTACCCTACCCCCGGTTACACCAACGAACACCTGTACGT
Proteins encoded in this region:
- a CDS encoding DUF4364 family protein, which gives rise to MDEQYREVQDKLIVLYVLDKMEMPLAEESVLSICADANDWMPYINCQHALNRLTEASLVHRNVMQKTIYTITPSGRDCLANFYTRIPLSLREEINDFISKERLAYKRNQELFRDYYKNKDGTYTVHLCICEMESDTPMLDIKMSVDTRKSAKFIYNHWDEKAAKIYELLYDNLFD
- a CDS encoding helix-turn-helix transcriptional regulator, coding for MENQFAENLKELRMEKGLGQAQLARAIGVSNGIVSLWENKKREPTMGSLIALAKYFNVSLDYITGLEQQEKRN
- a CDS encoding NUDIX hydrolase, with the protein product MNTDIDEKTLRENKLYEGRIISLYVDDVLLPNGEKGTREYVSHRGGAAILPVDEDGNVYLVRQFRYPYREEILEIPAGKLEKGEEFYSTAVRELEEETGMKASKMTFLGVLYPTPGYTNEHLYVYLATELTKGKAHLDEDEFVGIVKMPFDEVCEMVMNNRIKDAKTCYAVLRYALEMHK